In Helianthus annuus cultivar XRQ/B chromosome 9, HanXRQr2.0-SUNRISE, whole genome shotgun sequence, the following are encoded in one genomic region:
- the LOC110868026 gene encoding B3 domain-containing protein Os01g0234100 isoform X1: MEATPINSKPSSDFPLAVVELKTPNLPENNGVTIAQLPPSSKTSPLAPLTPSPELSAKLKRKRLKPERLEFSSIKAEKKRLSSKNKVVRNPSKKRFNLGKEIDAKAPVEVSETLTRAREFQSTLGNEYPSFLKIMLKSHVTMCFWMGVPLSFCRSFFPKHDCLMVIEDEDGKQSNLKFLAHKFGLSAGWRQFAIGHKLREGDVLIFQLVESCKLKVYTIRTNDSKDVDGEAVNVINLDEHEEQHITPEQHITPATIKTYYKPEGRKCSSSSSIPLTKIKRKYKRSKPPTQLDSHQTDHPVVNSQVQEGHPEQNLSLKDVKTFSDFHIMVNKECIDSELSEEIRLDYYNLCIGKKEILHDNVREGLYYKLVAGVIGETVNIANMIRKCKLTTTKEEFDAWDSALESFGLIGMKVGFLRDRIRELANLPFESEDAKRYMEAKEERNRNANEIKVLKAKMVELHESNKRIDEVMSGLKEKAKRYKIEFQKKVDAPW, encoded by the exons ATGGAAGCAACTCCAATAAACAGTAAACCATCTTCTGATTTTCCGCTCGCTGTTGTTGAACTCAAAACCCCCAATTTACCGGAAAACAACGGTGTCACAATCGCTCAGCTTCCCCCATCCTCTAAAACATCTCCTCTTGCTCCGTTAACACCGTCACCTGAACTTTCG GCCAAACTAAAACGCAAACGCTTGAAGCCCGAGAGACTCGAGTTTTCTTCAATTAAAGCGGAGAAGAAACGCTTGTCTTCCAAAAATAAG GTGGTACGTAATCCTTCAAAAAAGCGTTTCAA TTTGGGAAAAGAAATTGACGCTAAGGCCCCGGTGGAAGTCTCGGAAACTTTGACTCGAGCAAGAGAGTTTCAATCGACCCTTGGAAATGAATACCCTAGCTTTCTAAAAATAATGCTCAAATCACACGTTACTATGTGTTTTTGGATG GGCGTTCCGTTGTCTTTTTGCAGATCGTTTTTCCCAAAGCACGATTGTTTGATGGTAATCGAAGATGAAGATGGAAAACAATCTAATCTCAAATTCCTTGCACACAAGTTTGGGCTTAGTGCAGGGTGGAGACAGTTTGCAATTGGACATAAATTGCGCGAAGGGGATGTTTTAATCTTCCAGTTAGTTGAATCTTGCAAATTAAAG GTTTACACTATAAGAACAAATGATTCAAAAGATGTTGATGGTGAAGCTGTTAATGTGATAAACCTTGATGAACACGAGGAACAACACATAACTCCTGAGCAACACATAACTCCAG CCACAATTAAGACATATTATAAACCCGAAGGAAGAAAGTGTTCAAGTTCAAGTTCTATTCCCTTGACCAAAATCAAAAGGAAGTACAAAAGGTCTAAACCGCCTACTCAGCTCGACAGCCACCAAACAGACCATCCTGTGGTCAACTCACAAGTTCAAGAAGGCCACCCGGAACAAAATCTTTCGCTAAAAGATGTCAAAACCTTCTCAGACTTTCACATCATGGTCAACAAAGAGTGCATTGACTCAGAGCTTTCAGAAGAAATCCGTTTGGATTATTACAATCTCTGCATTGGGAAAAAAGAAATCCTTCACGATAATGTTCGTGAAGGCTTGTACTATAAGTTAGTGGCGGGTGTGATTGGTGAAACTGTAAACATAGCAAATATGATAAGAAAGTGCAAGCTCACCACCACGAAGGAAGAATTCGATGCATGGGATAGCGCCCTGGAATCTTTTGGGCTTATAGGAATGAAAGTCGGGTTCTTACGCGATAGGATACGCGAACTCGCAAACCTTCCATTTGAATCTGAAGATGCAAAAAGATATATGGAGGCGAAAGAGGAACGCAACCGAAATGCGAATGAGATTAAGGTTTTGAAAGCGAAGATGGTGGAATTACATGAAAGTAATAAAAGGATTGATGAGGTTATGAGTGGATTGAAAGAGAAAGCTAAGAGGTATAAGATTGAGTTCCAGAAAAAGGTTGATGCACCATGGTAG
- the LOC110868026 gene encoding B3 domain-containing protein Os01g0234100 isoform X2: MEATPINSKPSSDFPLAVVELKTPNLPENNGVTIAQLPPSSKTSPLAPLTPSPELSAKLKRKRLKPERLEFSSIKAEKKRLSSKKVVRNPSKKRFNLGKEIDAKAPVEVSETLTRAREFQSTLGNEYPSFLKIMLKSHVTMCFWMGVPLSFCRSFFPKHDCLMVIEDEDGKQSNLKFLAHKFGLSAGWRQFAIGHKLREGDVLIFQLVESCKLKVYTIRTNDSKDVDGEAVNVINLDEHEEQHITPEQHITPATIKTYYKPEGRKCSSSSSIPLTKIKRKYKRSKPPTQLDSHQTDHPVVNSQVQEGHPEQNLSLKDVKTFSDFHIMVNKECIDSELSEEIRLDYYNLCIGKKEILHDNVREGLYYKLVAGVIGETVNIANMIRKCKLTTTKEEFDAWDSALESFGLIGMKVGFLRDRIRELANLPFESEDAKRYMEAKEERNRNANEIKVLKAKMVELHESNKRIDEVMSGLKEKAKRYKIEFQKKVDAPW; this comes from the exons ATGGAAGCAACTCCAATAAACAGTAAACCATCTTCTGATTTTCCGCTCGCTGTTGTTGAACTCAAAACCCCCAATTTACCGGAAAACAACGGTGTCACAATCGCTCAGCTTCCCCCATCCTCTAAAACATCTCCTCTTGCTCCGTTAACACCGTCACCTGAACTTTCG GCCAAACTAAAACGCAAACGCTTGAAGCCCGAGAGACTCGAGTTTTCTTCAATTAAAGCGGAGAAGAAACGCTTGTCTTCCAAAA AGGTGGTACGTAATCCTTCAAAAAAGCGTTTCAA TTTGGGAAAAGAAATTGACGCTAAGGCCCCGGTGGAAGTCTCGGAAACTTTGACTCGAGCAAGAGAGTTTCAATCGACCCTTGGAAATGAATACCCTAGCTTTCTAAAAATAATGCTCAAATCACACGTTACTATGTGTTTTTGGATG GGCGTTCCGTTGTCTTTTTGCAGATCGTTTTTCCCAAAGCACGATTGTTTGATGGTAATCGAAGATGAAGATGGAAAACAATCTAATCTCAAATTCCTTGCACACAAGTTTGGGCTTAGTGCAGGGTGGAGACAGTTTGCAATTGGACATAAATTGCGCGAAGGGGATGTTTTAATCTTCCAGTTAGTTGAATCTTGCAAATTAAAG GTTTACACTATAAGAACAAATGATTCAAAAGATGTTGATGGTGAAGCTGTTAATGTGATAAACCTTGATGAACACGAGGAACAACACATAACTCCTGAGCAACACATAACTCCAG CCACAATTAAGACATATTATAAACCCGAAGGAAGAAAGTGTTCAAGTTCAAGTTCTATTCCCTTGACCAAAATCAAAAGGAAGTACAAAAGGTCTAAACCGCCTACTCAGCTCGACAGCCACCAAACAGACCATCCTGTGGTCAACTCACAAGTTCAAGAAGGCCACCCGGAACAAAATCTTTCGCTAAAAGATGTCAAAACCTTCTCAGACTTTCACATCATGGTCAACAAAGAGTGCATTGACTCAGAGCTTTCAGAAGAAATCCGTTTGGATTATTACAATCTCTGCATTGGGAAAAAAGAAATCCTTCACGATAATGTTCGTGAAGGCTTGTACTATAAGTTAGTGGCGGGTGTGATTGGTGAAACTGTAAACATAGCAAATATGATAAGAAAGTGCAAGCTCACCACCACGAAGGAAGAATTCGATGCATGGGATAGCGCCCTGGAATCTTTTGGGCTTATAGGAATGAAAGTCGGGTTCTTACGCGATAGGATACGCGAACTCGCAAACCTTCCATTTGAATCTGAAGATGCAAAAAGATATATGGAGGCGAAAGAGGAACGCAACCGAAATGCGAATGAGATTAAGGTTTTGAAAGCGAAGATGGTGGAATTACATGAAAGTAATAAAAGGATTGATGAGGTTATGAGTGGATTGAAAGAGAAAGCTAAGAGGTATAAGATTGAGTTCCAGAAAAAGGTTGATGCACCATGGTAG
- the LOC110868026 gene encoding B3 domain-containing protein Os01g0234100 isoform X3: MEATPINSKPSSDFPLAVVELKTPNLPENNGVTIAQLPPSSKTSPLAPLTPSPELSAKLKRKRLKPERLEFSSIKAEKKRLSSKNKVVRNPSKKRFNLGKEIDAKAPVEVSETLTRAREFQSTLGNEYPSFLKIMLKSHVTMCFWMGVPLSFCRSFFPKHDCLMVIEDEDGKQSNLKFLAHKFGLSAGWRQFAIGHKLREGDVLIFQLVESCKLKVYTIRTNDSKDVDGEAVNVINLDEHEEQHITPEQHITPGRKCSSSSSIPLTKIKRKYKRSKPPTQLDSHQTDHPVVNSQVQEGHPEQNLSLKDVKTFSDFHIMVNKECIDSELSEEIRLDYYNLCIGKKEILHDNVREGLYYKLVAGVIGETVNIANMIRKCKLTTTKEEFDAWDSALESFGLIGMKVGFLRDRIRELANLPFESEDAKRYMEAKEERNRNANEIKVLKAKMVELHESNKRIDEVMSGLKEKAKRYKIEFQKKVDAPW; encoded by the exons ATGGAAGCAACTCCAATAAACAGTAAACCATCTTCTGATTTTCCGCTCGCTGTTGTTGAACTCAAAACCCCCAATTTACCGGAAAACAACGGTGTCACAATCGCTCAGCTTCCCCCATCCTCTAAAACATCTCCTCTTGCTCCGTTAACACCGTCACCTGAACTTTCG GCCAAACTAAAACGCAAACGCTTGAAGCCCGAGAGACTCGAGTTTTCTTCAATTAAAGCGGAGAAGAAACGCTTGTCTTCCAAAAATAAG GTGGTACGTAATCCTTCAAAAAAGCGTTTCAA TTTGGGAAAAGAAATTGACGCTAAGGCCCCGGTGGAAGTCTCGGAAACTTTGACTCGAGCAAGAGAGTTTCAATCGACCCTTGGAAATGAATACCCTAGCTTTCTAAAAATAATGCTCAAATCACACGTTACTATGTGTTTTTGGATG GGCGTTCCGTTGTCTTTTTGCAGATCGTTTTTCCCAAAGCACGATTGTTTGATGGTAATCGAAGATGAAGATGGAAAACAATCTAATCTCAAATTCCTTGCACACAAGTTTGGGCTTAGTGCAGGGTGGAGACAGTTTGCAATTGGACATAAATTGCGCGAAGGGGATGTTTTAATCTTCCAGTTAGTTGAATCTTGCAAATTAAAG GTTTACACTATAAGAACAAATGATTCAAAAGATGTTGATGGTGAAGCTGTTAATGTGATAAACCTTGATGAACACGAGGAACAACACATAACTCCTGAGCAACACATAACTCCAG GAAGAAAGTGTTCAAGTTCAAGTTCTATTCCCTTGACCAAAATCAAAAGGAAGTACAAAAGGTCTAAACCGCCTACTCAGCTCGACAGCCACCAAACAGACCATCCTGTGGTCAACTCACAAGTTCAAGAAGGCCACCCGGAACAAAATCTTTCGCTAAAAGATGTCAAAACCTTCTCAGACTTTCACATCATGGTCAACAAAGAGTGCATTGACTCAGAGCTTTCAGAAGAAATCCGTTTGGATTATTACAATCTCTGCATTGGGAAAAAAGAAATCCTTCACGATAATGTTCGTGAAGGCTTGTACTATAAGTTAGTGGCGGGTGTGATTGGTGAAACTGTAAACATAGCAAATATGATAAGAAAGTGCAAGCTCACCACCACGAAGGAAGAATTCGATGCATGGGATAGCGCCCTGGAATCTTTTGGGCTTATAGGAATGAAAGTCGGGTTCTTACGCGATAGGATACGCGAACTCGCAAACCTTCCATTTGAATCTGAAGATGCAAAAAGATATATGGAGGCGAAAGAGGAACGCAACCGAAATGCGAATGAGATTAAGGTTTTGAAAGCGAAGATGGTGGAATTACATGAAAGTAATAAAAGGATTGATGAGGTTATGAGTGGATTGAAAGAGAAAGCTAAGAGGTATAAGATTGAGTTCCAGAAAAAGGTTGATGCACCATGGTAG